In Woeseia oceani, one DNA window encodes the following:
- a CDS encoding arginase family protein produces MSASHVIAKPVYVYKGQLLAAYGFGSDHPFGTDRHDVFHRALTAATLGNRLHFADPATANPEQLALFHSDEYIRHVERMSEQGSGFLDHGDTPVVPGIYEAALTVVGTTLAATDAIMAGDTSRAFVPIAGLHHASRLGAAGFCVFNDCGIAIEYLRKEYGIRRIAYVDIDAHHGDGVYYGFEDDPELVFADTHEDGRFLYPGTGAACETGKGEATGRKLNIPLPMNAGDEEFFEAWERIVALLHEMQPEFIILQAGADGLDGDPITHLRFTQAVHRRATADLCRIADRYASGRLLATGGGGYNRSNLGRAWTAVVKAMVETE; encoded by the coding sequence ATGAGTGCCAGCCACGTGATTGCCAAACCTGTGTACGTGTACAAAGGTCAGCTGCTCGCCGCCTATGGCTTTGGTAGCGATCACCCCTTTGGTACAGACCGCCATGATGTCTTTCATCGGGCATTAACCGCCGCGACGCTCGGAAATCGCCTGCATTTCGCGGACCCTGCGACAGCGAACCCCGAGCAATTGGCGCTGTTTCACAGTGATGAATACATACGGCACGTAGAGCGAATGTCCGAACAGGGCAGCGGCTTTCTGGATCACGGTGACACGCCGGTCGTACCGGGAATCTACGAGGCGGCGCTCACGGTTGTCGGTACGACGCTCGCCGCAACCGATGCGATCATGGCCGGCGACACCAGCAGGGCCTTCGTGCCTATTGCCGGTTTGCATCACGCATCGCGACTGGGGGCTGCTGGCTTCTGCGTATTCAACGATTGCGGCATTGCGATCGAATACCTGCGAAAGGAGTACGGCATCCGTCGAATCGCTTACGTGGATATCGACGCGCACCACGGTGACGGCGTTTACTACGGATTCGAAGACGACCCGGAACTGGTTTTTGCCGATACCCACGAGGATGGCCGCTTTTTGTACCCTGGCACCGGGGCTGCCTGCGAGACCGGTAAGGGTGAGGCGACAGGCCGCAAACTCAATATTCCATTGCCAATGAACGCCGGTGACGAGGAATTTTTCGAGGCCTGGGAGCGCATTGTGGCGCTGCTGCATGAGATGCAGCCCGAGTTCATCATATTGCAGGCGGGTGCCGACGGGCTGGACGGCGACCCGATCACCCACCTCCGGTTTACCCAGGCCGTGCATCGACGCGCTACTGCGGACCTCTGCCGGATCGCCGATCGTTATGCCAGCGGTCGCTTGCTGGCTACTGGCGGCGGTGGCTACAACCGCAGCAACCTTGGCCGAGCCTGGACAGCCGTGGTCAAGGCAATGGTCGAGACGGAATAG
- the glyA gene encoding serine hydroxymethyltransferase, whose protein sequence is MFVETASIEEFDADLYAAIVAEARRQEEHIELIASENYTSPRVMEAQGSVLTNKYAEGYPGKRYYGGCEYVDVAEQLAIDRAKTLFGADYANVQPHSGSQANAAVCLALLNAGDTILGMSLSDGGHLTHGSPVNYSGKLFNAVQYGVVAETGLVDYDQVEALAKEHKPKMIIAGFSAYSRVMDWQRFRDIADSVGAWLMVDMAHVAGLVAAGLYPNPVPIADVVTTTTHKTLRGPRGGLILAKRNDEITKKFNSLVFPGTQGGPLMHVIAGKAVALLEAMSDDFKAYQQQVIDNARSMAATLTERGYQIISGGTDNHLMLVSLIKQDITGKDADAALGRANITVNKNTVPNDPRSPFVTSGLRLGTPAITTRGFGVDETRELSNWIADVLDDIGNEATIDRVRGQVLELCKRFPVYG, encoded by the coding sequence ATGTTCGTTGAGACCGCCTCAATCGAGGAATTTGATGCTGATCTGTACGCTGCCATCGTTGCCGAAGCTCGCCGTCAGGAAGAGCACATTGAACTGATAGCCTCGGAAAATTACACCAGCCCGAGGGTGATGGAAGCGCAAGGTTCGGTGCTGACGAACAAATACGCGGAAGGTTACCCCGGCAAGCGATATTACGGTGGCTGTGAATACGTTGACGTCGCGGAGCAGCTGGCGATAGACCGGGCGAAGACCTTGTTCGGTGCCGATTACGCGAACGTGCAGCCGCATTCCGGCTCGCAGGCAAACGCGGCGGTTTGTCTGGCCTTGCTCAATGCCGGCGACACGATTCTTGGTATGAGTTTGTCGGACGGTGGTCATTTGACCCACGGTTCACCCGTGAATTATTCGGGCAAGCTGTTCAACGCGGTGCAATACGGCGTGGTCGCTGAAACCGGACTGGTGGACTACGATCAGGTCGAAGCGCTGGCCAAGGAGCACAAGCCGAAAATGATCATTGCCGGGTTCTCTGCGTATTCGCGGGTGATGGACTGGCAGCGTTTTCGCGATATCGCTGACAGCGTTGGTGCGTGGCTGATGGTCGATATGGCACACGTCGCCGGTCTGGTAGCCGCTGGCCTGTACCCGAACCCGGTGCCGATTGCCGACGTTGTCACGACAACGACCCACAAGACTTTGCGCGGGCCGCGTGGTGGTCTGATCCTTGCAAAGCGCAACGACGAGATCACTAAAAAATTCAACTCGCTGGTATTTCCGGGCACGCAGGGTGGCCCGCTGATGCACGTCATTGCCGGCAAGGCTGTTGCGCTGCTGGAAGCCATGAGTGACGACTTCAAGGCCTATCAGCAACAGGTCATCGACAATGCACGGAGCATGGCGGCGACCCTGACCGAACGCGGCTACCAGATAATCTCGGGCGGTACTGACAATCACCTGATGCTGGTCAGTCTGATCAAGCAGGACATTACGGGTAAAGACGCGGATGCGGCGCTGGGTCGCGCCAACATCACGGTTAACAAGAATACGGTTCCCAATGATCCGCGTTCGCCGTTTGTGACCAGTGGCCTGCGCCTCGGTACGCCGGCAATTACCACGCGTGGTTTCGGCGTTGATGAGACCCGCGAACTCAGCAACTGGATTGCCGACGTACTGGATGATATTGGCAATGAAGCGACCATCGATCGCGTGCGTGGGCAGGTGCTGGAACTCTGCAAACGTTTCCCCGTTTACGGCTGA
- the nrdR gene encoding transcriptional regulator NrdR: protein MYCPFCSHEETKVIDSRLAADGRQIRRRRQCLDCNERFTTFESAELVMPRLAKSDGRREPFDEEKMRSSMHRALEKRPVPSDDFEQAVGRLVHRLRTMGEREVPSRLVGELVMEELRELDEVAYVRFASVYRSFQDVTEFQEEIRRLQEISDATAAREQMSLLPELLDTPKKR from the coding sequence ATGTACTGTCCGTTCTGCAGCCACGAAGAGACCAAGGTGATAGATTCGCGACTGGCTGCGGACGGCCGGCAAATCAGGCGGCGTCGCCAGTGCCTCGACTGCAACGAGCGCTTTACGACTTTTGAGAGTGCGGAGCTCGTCATGCCGCGGCTGGCGAAATCCGATGGCCGCCGCGAGCCATTCGATGAAGAGAAAATGCGCAGCAGTATGCACCGTGCCCTGGAGAAGCGGCCGGTTCCGTCGGACGATTTTGAGCAGGCCGTCGGCCGTCTCGTGCATCGGCTGCGGACCATGGGCGAACGGGAAGTGCCGTCGCGGCTGGTGGGCGAACTCGTCATGGAAGAATTGCGCGAGCTGGATGAAGTGGCATACGTGCGGTTCGCGTCTGTTTACCGCAGCTTCCAGGACGTAACGGAGTTCCAGGAGGAAATTCGGCGTTTGCAGGAAATTTCAGACGCGACCGCGGCTCGCGAACAGATGTCGCTGTTGCCGGAGCTGCTGGATACTCCAAAGAAGCGCTGA
- the ribD gene encoding bifunctional diaminohydroxyphosphoribosylaminopyrimidine deaminase/5-amino-6-(5-phosphoribosylamino)uracil reductase RibD, with protein sequence MTDFTQQDFRCMARALQLARRGEFTARPNPMVGCVLAVGEEIIGEGWHAEAGGPHAEAAALLAAADRARGATAYVTLEPCAHTGRTGPCADALIRAGVKRVVAAVQDPFPAVAGQGFAKLRAAGMAVDVGLMQDAARDLNRGFLSRIERGRPFVRLKMASSIDGATAMTDGTSQWITGAAARHDVQRLRALSGAVLTGAGTARADDPQLTVRDTFPGGRQPLRVLLDSRLTVEQRARMLQDGTATLVFCVDDSDRERFAATNAEIVKVAAKDGRPSLPAVLEELASRQVNDLLVEAGPTLAGSLLMADLVDELVIYQAAHIMGSQTRGLVVTPDWTELLDRLPLRITDRRVVGSDFRITAEPAARPAHTGN encoded by the coding sequence ATGACTGACTTCACTCAACAGGATTTCCGTTGCATGGCGCGTGCCTTGCAACTCGCGCGGCGTGGCGAATTCACCGCCCGGCCGAATCCCATGGTGGGATGTGTGCTGGCAGTTGGCGAGGAAATTATCGGCGAGGGCTGGCACGCGGAAGCCGGCGGGCCGCACGCTGAGGCGGCGGCACTGCTAGCTGCTGCTGATCGAGCACGCGGTGCAACCGCGTACGTGACGCTTGAGCCGTGCGCGCATACCGGCCGCACCGGGCCTTGTGCGGATGCATTGATCAGGGCCGGCGTCAAACGGGTGGTTGCGGCTGTGCAGGACCCGTTTCCAGCGGTGGCCGGTCAGGGATTCGCGAAATTGCGTGCTGCGGGCATGGCAGTCGACGTGGGGCTTATGCAGGACGCGGCGCGTGATTTGAATCGCGGCTTCTTGTCGCGCATCGAACGCGGCCGCCCCTTTGTGCGTTTGAAAATGGCGTCCAGCATTGACGGCGCCACGGCCATGACCGACGGCACCAGCCAGTGGATCACTGGCGCCGCAGCGCGTCACGATGTGCAGCGGTTGCGCGCTTTGTCGGGCGCTGTCTTGACCGGCGCCGGGACGGCCAGGGCGGACGACCCGCAACTGACTGTGCGGGATACCTTCCCCGGCGGGCGGCAGCCGTTGCGGGTGCTGCTCGATAGTCGCCTGACGGTCGAGCAGCGGGCCAGGATGCTGCAGGATGGCACGGCGACACTCGTATTCTGCGTCGACGACAGTGACAGGGAGCGCTTCGCCGCGACCAATGCGGAAATCGTCAAAGTGGCCGCTAAAGATGGAAGGCCATCGCTACCGGCTGTCTTAGAAGAACTGGCTTCCCGGCAGGTGAACGATTTGCTGGTCGAGGCCGGTCCGACCCTCGCCGGCAGTTTGCTCATGGCCGATCTGGTGGACGAACTTGTTATCTATCAGGCCGCCCATATCATGGGTAGTCAAACCAGGGGTCTGGTCGTAACGCCTGACTGGACAGAACTTCTGGACCGCTTGCCGCTCCGGATCACGGATCGGCGGGTCGTCGGTAGCGATTTTCGCATTACGGCCGAACCTGCAGCACGGCCTGCACACACTGGAAACTGA
- a CDS encoding riboflavin synthase, producing the protein MFTGIIKATGQIADLQPRGGDLRLRVSAPGLPWQEYTLGDSIAVNGVCLTAVTLEADGFSADVSNETLKVTTLSALRRGSRVNLEPALALGERLGGHMVSGHVDGIGKIHSRSNDARAVRFEVAVPTELGRYIAQKGSVAVDGVSLTVNAVSGELFAVTIIPHTIDETIIGDYRVGTPVNIEVDMMARYLERLLGSDGKISEDFLKAHGYG; encoded by the coding sequence ATGTTTACCGGCATCATTAAAGCCACCGGCCAGATCGCGGATTTGCAACCACGTGGCGGCGACCTGCGATTGCGGGTCAGCGCACCCGGCCTGCCATGGCAGGAGTACACACTGGGCGACAGTATTGCGGTGAATGGCGTGTGCCTCACGGCGGTGACCCTGGAGGCGGATGGATTTTCGGCCGACGTATCGAACGAAACGCTGAAGGTAACCACGTTGTCGGCCTTGCGGCGCGGTAGCCGGGTGAACCTGGAACCTGCGCTGGCGCTGGGAGAGCGCCTCGGCGGCCACATGGTCAGTGGTCACGTCGACGGTATCGGGAAGATTCATTCGCGCAGCAACGACGCGCGTGCAGTGCGCTTCGAGGTCGCGGTGCCCACGGAACTTGGCCGCTACATCGCGCAAAAAGGTTCGGTAGCCGTCGATGGCGTCAGCCTGACTGTCAATGCGGTCAGCGGCGAATTGTTCGCGGTAACTATCATTCCGCATACCATAGATGAGACCATTATCGGCGATTACCGCGTTGGTACCCCGGTCAACATCGAAGTCGACATGATGGCGCGTTACCTCGAGCGCCTGCTGGGCTCCGATGGCAAAATTTCCGAAGATTTCTTGAAGGCACATGGCTATGGCTGA
- the ribBA gene encoding bifunctional 3,4-dihydroxy-2-butanone-4-phosphate synthase/GTP cyclohydrolase II codes for MSFSPIEEIVADIRDGKMVIMVDDENRENEGDLLMAAEKVRPEDINYMARYGRGLICLTLTRERCKQLRLPLMVDDTDLHHATNFTISIEAAEGITTGISAHDRARTVRAAVAAGAKAEDLRQPGHIFPVMAQPGGVLTRAGHTEAGCDLARLAGLEPAATIVEILNEDGSMARRPDLEKFARLHNVKIGTIADLIRYRLEKEQFIDRIAEQNVTTAHGEFKLYCYDDRVNRTVHLALVKGDLSQTSDPLVRVQIQDTLGDVLGVVNSRLGWPVNDAIERISREPAGVVIVLREQESSRELMEAVSELAKPDDELRSKRSGEAVLRTYGVGAQILRDLGVNSMRVLSAPKQMQAISGFDLEITEYVEK; via the coding sequence ATATCGTTTTCACCGATCGAAGAGATTGTTGCTGATATTCGCGACGGCAAAATGGTCATCATGGTGGACGATGAGAACCGCGAGAACGAAGGCGATCTGCTGATGGCTGCTGAGAAAGTGCGGCCGGAGGACATTAACTACATGGCGCGTTATGGCCGTGGACTCATTTGCCTCACGTTAACCCGGGAGCGTTGCAAGCAACTGCGTTTGCCGTTGATGGTTGACGACACTGACTTGCATCATGCGACCAATTTCACGATTTCGATCGAAGCGGCAGAAGGCATAACCACTGGCATCTCGGCGCACGATCGTGCGCGCACCGTGCGCGCGGCGGTGGCGGCCGGAGCCAAAGCGGAAGACCTGCGTCAACCCGGGCATATTTTTCCGGTGATGGCACAGCCAGGCGGCGTATTGACCCGTGCGGGGCACACTGAAGCGGGCTGTGATCTGGCCCGCCTTGCCGGGCTGGAGCCAGCCGCCACGATCGTGGAGATTCTGAATGAGGACGGCAGCATGGCGCGACGCCCGGACCTCGAAAAGTTCGCCCGTCTGCACAACGTGAAAATCGGTACGATTGCCGACCTTATCCGCTACCGGCTTGAGAAAGAACAGTTCATTGACCGGATTGCCGAGCAAAACGTGACGACGGCGCACGGCGAGTTCAAATTGTACTGCTACGATGACCGAGTTAACCGCACTGTGCACCTGGCATTGGTGAAGGGCGACCTCAGTCAGACCAGTGATCCGCTCGTTCGCGTGCAGATACAGGATACGTTGGGGGATGTGCTGGGCGTGGTCAATTCACGTCTCGGCTGGCCGGTCAACGATGCTATCGAACGCATATCCCGGGAACCGGCTGGCGTGGTCATCGTATTGCGCGAGCAGGAGTCGTCTCGTGAATTGATGGAAGCGGTCAGTGAGTTGGCCAAACCCGATGACGAGTTGCGCAGCAAGCGCAGCGGAGAGGCAGTGCTGCGAACTTACGGTGTTGGTGCGCAGATACTGCGCGATCTGGGCGTCAACAGCATGCGCGTTCTGTCAGCGCCGAAACAAATGCAGGCGATCTCAGGGTTTGATCTCGAGATCACGGAATACGTAGAAAAATAG
- the ribH gene encoding 6,7-dimethyl-8-ribityllumazine synthase, protein MDKIKSTEGDLLARDMRFTIVAARFNDFIVESLIKGALSCLRRHGAVDSDIDIVRVPGAFEMPLAVETVAKARRCDAIIALGAVIRGGTPHFDYVSGECISGIARAGQNHSMPIGFGVLTVDSIEQAIERAGTKAGNKGEEATLAVIEMVSLLRKLS, encoded by the coding sequence ATGGACAAGATAAAATCAACCGAAGGCGATTTGTTAGCGCGCGATATGCGCTTTACGATCGTTGCGGCACGCTTTAACGACTTCATCGTCGAATCTCTGATTAAAGGTGCATTGTCGTGTTTGCGACGGCACGGCGCGGTGGATTCGGATATCGACATCGTGCGTGTGCCCGGCGCGTTTGAAATGCCGCTGGCTGTCGAGACGGTGGCCAAAGCGCGGCGTTGTGATGCAATTATTGCGTTAGGTGCTGTTATACGTGGCGGCACGCCGCACTTTGACTATGTCTCTGGTGAATGCATTAGCGGCATTGCACGGGCAGGTCAAAACCATTCCATGCCGATTGGTTTCGGTGTGTTAACGGTGGACAGTATCGAGCAAGCTATCGAGCGGGCCGGCACCAAGGCTGGCAACAAGGGCGAAGAGGCAACGCTGGCGGTAATCGAGATGGTCAGTTTATTGCGCAAGCTGTCCTGA
- the nusB gene encoding transcription antitermination factor NusB encodes MSKAPGRRGRARELVVQALYQMQISGHDRNELLRQFHERPEFARVEAEFFDEAVLTVCEQQAAFEETISAYSDRPVVQLDPVERAILLLGMFELTSRIDIPYRVVINESVNLSKRFGAVDGHKFINALLDRAAPDLRAAEARKP; translated from the coding sequence ATGAGCAAGGCGCCAGGTCGCCGGGGACGAGCGCGCGAGCTGGTTGTGCAGGCCCTGTACCAAATGCAAATCAGCGGACATGACCGCAATGAGTTATTGCGTCAGTTTCATGAGCGGCCCGAGTTTGCGCGCGTTGAGGCCGAGTTCTTCGACGAAGCAGTGTTGACCGTTTGCGAGCAGCAGGCAGCATTCGAAGAAACAATTTCAGCGTATTCCGACCGCCCGGTTGTGCAGCTGGATCCTGTCGAGCGCGCGATACTGTTGTTGGGTATGTTCGAGCTGACATCGCGAATTGATATTCCGTATCGGGTGGTTATCAACGAATCGGTTAATCTCAGCAAGCGTTTTGGCGCGGTTGATGGCCACAAGTTCATCAATGCATTGCTCGATCGGGCAGCACCGGATCTGCGCGCAGCCGAAGCTCGCAAACCCTGA
- the thiL gene encoding thiamine-phosphate kinase, translated as MAIDEFELIDRYFCRETGAGVVLGIGDDGALLDVPSGQQLVAVVDTSVAGVHFPSGLDPADIGYRSVAVNLSDLAAMGAKPAWMTLALTLPASEPAWLEAFANGLFVAADEHGVALVGGDTTRGSQIVVSVQLLGLLPANTGLLRSGCQPGDGIYVSGTLGDAAAGLSLIQQAAAENELTARFRRPSARVQLGQAVNGIASAGIDISDGLFADLQRIVVASGVGATIERSLLPVSAALVDFAGEESARRFALEGGDDYELCLTVPVAKDAEFRQVAAGLGVAVTRIGSADNVAGLRLTDGGRVVEYSSAGYRHFSSQDTAQHD; from the coding sequence ATGGCGATCGATGAGTTCGAGCTGATAGACCGTTACTTTTGTCGCGAGACGGGTGCGGGTGTCGTGCTCGGTATCGGGGACGATGGCGCGCTGCTCGACGTGCCGTCAGGCCAGCAACTGGTAGCCGTTGTTGACACCAGTGTTGCCGGCGTACATTTTCCCTCCGGTCTTGATCCTGCTGACATAGGTTACCGGTCGGTCGCGGTTAACCTGTCCGACCTGGCAGCGATGGGGGCGAAACCCGCCTGGATGACGCTGGCGCTGACGTTGCCTGCATCGGAACCGGCGTGGCTGGAAGCGTTCGCAAATGGCTTGTTTGTTGCGGCGGATGAACACGGTGTCGCCCTCGTGGGTGGTGACACGACCCGCGGCAGCCAAATAGTGGTCAGCGTCCAGTTGCTTGGTTTGCTGCCTGCCAACACCGGCCTGCTGCGCAGCGGCTGTCAACCCGGGGATGGCATTTATGTCAGCGGAACACTGGGCGATGCGGCCGCCGGTTTGTCGTTGATACAGCAGGCCGCAGCGGAAAATGAGCTGACGGCACGGTTTCGTCGGCCCAGCGCCCGAGTGCAGCTTGGGCAGGCCGTCAACGGGATCGCCAGCGCCGGCATTGATATTTCGGACGGATTGTTTGCGGACCTGCAACGCATTGTCGTCGCATCCGGCGTCGGCGCAACGATTGAACGAAGTCTGTTGCCGGTATCGGCGGCATTGGTCGACTTCGCCGGTGAAGAGTCGGCCAGGCGCTTCGCGCTGGAAGGCGGCGACGATTACGAACTGTGCCTTACAGTGCCTGTGGCAAAGGATGCGGAGTTTCGCCAGGTTGCCGCCGGGCTCGGCGTTGCCGTTACCCGCATCGGTTCGGCGGACAATGTTGCGGGCCTGCGCCTGACTGACGGTGGTCGTGTCGTTGAATATTCCAGTGCCGGCTACCGGCATTTCTCCAGTCAGGACACCGCCCAACATGACTGA
- a CDS encoding phosphatidylglycerophosphatase A family protein, with amino-acid sequence MTDQPSLARTVMTDPVHFLAFGFGSGLAPKAPGTAGSVAGILVAWAFLPLPMTLRLAVGVLIALVGIWICGESARRIGVHDHPGIVWDEIAGIYLTLLVVPAQITWWLAAFGLFRLFDIWKPWPIRDLDHRLHGGLGIMLDDLAAALYAALVLVFSGWLMS; translated from the coding sequence ATGACTGACCAACCATCGCTTGCCCGCACCGTCATGACCGACCCTGTGCACTTTCTGGCCTTCGGTTTCGGTTCGGGTCTGGCACCGAAAGCGCCCGGCACGGCAGGCTCTGTGGCCGGGATACTGGTGGCATGGGCCTTTTTGCCATTGCCCATGACCCTGCGCCTTGCGGTCGGCGTCCTGATAGCACTGGTCGGTATCTGGATATGCGGCGAATCGGCGCGACGAATTGGCGTGCACGACCATCCCGGTATCGTCTGGGATGAGATTGCCGGTATTTATTTGACGCTGCTGGTCGTTCCCGCCCAAATCACTTGGTGGTTGGCCGCTTTTGGCCTGTTTCGCTTGTTCGACATCTGGAAGCCCTGGCCGATTCGGGACCTGGATCACAGACTGCACGGGGGGCTCGGAATTATGCTTGATGACCTCGCAGCTGCCCTGTATGCCGCACTCGTGCTCGTATTCAGTGGTTGGCTTATGTCATGA
- a CDS encoding serine/threonine-protein kinase: MTGKVTPLKRPSNVPAKIGKYVIINKVGQGSTGVVYLSHDPYYRRDVAIKVYNIEEDADADRARVSRKMFFNEAHMVGMLQHPNILPIYDAGEEDGKYYVVTEHIQGARTLSAYCRPDNLLRVDDVVEIVYKCAKALHYAHGRGVIHRDIKPSNIMLTIDNDVRIIDFGIAICNDSEVSRIEGIAGSPSYMSPEQVQSEELTSRSDIYSLGAVLYELLTGFRPFRADNLSKLLHQIVYATPPPIHTYRPDLPEELENVVAMTMHKEAAKRCASGNALAADLTRVYQDLRAKYDSLDNQEHFDLLRALTFFHEFSHAEIWEVLRASDWHEYKDEEDIVREGEMDDRFYIIVAGQASVEANHKKLGVLEAGDCFGETSYVRGAKRTASIRATGAVTILRVSSTLMEQVSASCQLRFNKVFLRSLITRLQGDGNAETS, from the coding sequence ATGACTGGCAAAGTCACCCCGCTAAAGCGCCCCAGCAATGTGCCGGCGAAGATTGGCAAGTACGTCATCATCAACAAGGTGGGGCAGGGTAGCACCGGGGTCGTCTATCTCTCGCATGACCCTTACTACCGCCGCGATGTTGCGATCAAGGTATACAACATCGAGGAAGATGCTGACGCCGATCGCGCGCGCGTTTCCCGCAAGATGTTCTTTAACGAAGCGCACATGGTTGGCATGTTGCAGCACCCGAACATCCTGCCAATCTACGATGCCGGCGAAGAAGACGGCAAATACTACGTAGTCACAGAACACATTCAGGGGGCACGCACGCTCTCCGCCTATTGCCGTCCCGATAACTTGCTGCGTGTCGACGATGTGGTAGAGATAGTCTACAAGTGCGCCAAAGCACTGCACTACGCGCACGGCCGCGGCGTTATTCATCGTGACATCAAGCCAAGTAACATTATGCTGACGATCGACAACGACGTTCGCATCATCGATTTCGGCATTGCGATCTGCAACGACTCGGAAGTGTCGCGCATTGAAGGCATCGCCGGTTCACCCAGCTACATGTCGCCCGAACAAGTGCAGTCTGAAGAGCTGACATCCCGTTCGGACATTTACTCTCTCGGCGCGGTCTTGTACGAGCTGTTGACCGGGTTCCGCCCGTTCCGGGCAGACAACCTGTCGAAGTTACTGCACCAGATCGTTTACGCGACGCCGCCGCCGATACATACCTATCGCCCGGATCTGCCTGAAGAGCTGGAAAATGTCGTCGCGATGACCATGCACAAAGAGGCAGCCAAACGTTGCGCGAGTGGCAATGCGCTCGCCGCGGATCTGACGCGCGTTTATCAGGACCTGCGAGCCAAGTACGACAGCCTCGACAATCAGGAACATTTTGATCTACTGCGTGCTTTGACATTCTTCCACGAGTTTTCTCACGCTGAAATCTGGGAAGTGCTGCGTGCCAGTGACTGGCATGAGTACAAGGACGAAGAAGACATCGTACGCGAAGGCGAGATGGACGATCGTTTCTATATCATTGTTGCCGGGCAGGCGTCAGTCGAAGCCAACCACAAGAAACTTGGGGTACTGGAGGCAGGCGATTGTTTCGGCGAAACCAGCTACGTGCGCGGTGCCAAGCGAACAGCTTCCATTCGAGCCACAGGCGCAGTGACAATATTGCGGGTCAGTTCGACCCTGATGGAGCAGGTATCGGCATCCTGCCAGCTACGCTTCAACAAGGTATTCCTACGCTCCCTGATCACCCGTTTGCAGGGTGATGGAAACGCCGAAACCTCCTGA